A single Thermosynechococcus vestitus BP-1 DNA region contains:
- a CDS encoding NAD(P) transhydrogenase subunit alpha has product MTDSVLVGLMIFVLASFIGFEVINKVPPTLHTPLMSGSNAISGIAVIGALLMAGSGRTTLTVVLGFIATVLATINVVGGFLVTDRMLQMFKR; this is encoded by the coding sequence ATGACAGATTCTGTGCTTGTTGGTCTGATGATTTTTGTCTTGGCTAGTTTCATTGGCTTTGAGGTGATTAACAAAGTCCCCCCCACGCTACATACTCCCCTCATGTCTGGCTCCAATGCCATTTCTGGTATTGCTGTGATTGGTGCCCTGCTGATGGCGGGGAGTGGGCGCACAACCTTAACGGTCGTCTTGGGATTCATTGCGACGGTGCTAGCCACGATTAACGTGGTGGGCGGTTTTTTGGTCACGGATCGCATGTTGCAGATGTTTAAGCGGTAG
- a CDS encoding HAD family hydrolase, which translates to MPLKAVLFDFNGVILDDEAIHAALIEEILLQENLRPQRGEYDLFCLGRSDRACLDNLLSRRGRAVTPAYLDKLVAQKAAAYRARLASIEPFPFFAGAIALLQKLHAARLKIAIVTGAVRSDVDLALERGHLHSMVDCIISAESVERSKPYPDPYLRAVEALQALGSDLTAADCLAIEDTLVGIQSAREAGVKVLGVAHTYPFHMLQRRCHWALDRLDQFDLEAIAPVFDRSVAVTPPRGVSPRQ; encoded by the coding sequence ATGCCCCTGAAGGCAGTTTTGTTTGACTTCAATGGCGTGATCCTCGATGATGAGGCCATCCATGCTGCCCTCATTGAGGAGATCTTGCTGCAAGAAAATTTGCGGCCGCAGCGGGGGGAGTACGACCTTTTTTGCCTGGGACGGAGCGATCGGGCCTGTTTGGATAACCTCCTCAGTCGCCGCGGACGGGCAGTGACCCCGGCCTATTTGGATAAACTGGTGGCTCAAAAGGCCGCCGCCTACCGAGCCCGCTTGGCCAGTATCGAACCGTTTCCCTTCTTTGCGGGGGCGATCGCCCTGCTGCAAAAACTCCATGCTGCCCGATTGAAAATCGCCATTGTCACCGGTGCGGTGCGATCCGATGTGGACTTAGCCCTTGAGCGGGGACACCTCCACTCGATGGTCGACTGCATTATCAGTGCCGAAAGTGTGGAACGCAGCAAACCTTATCCTGACCCCTATCTACGTGCCGTTGAAGCCTTGCAAGCCCTAGGGAGTGATCTCACAGCCGCTGATTGTCTGGCGATCGAGGACACCTTGGTGGGCATTCAATCCGCCCGCGAAGCCGGCGTCAAAGTCTTGGGGGTAGCCCACACCTATCCCTTCCATATGCTTCAGCGTCGCTGTCATTGGGCCCTCGATCGCCTGGATCAGTTTGACCTTGAGGCAATTGCCCCAGTGTTTGACCGCAGTGTGGCCGTCACCCCTCCTAGAGGTGTTTCACCTCGGCAATGA
- the ndhK gene encoding photosynthetic/respiratory NAD(P)H-quinone oxidoreductase subunit K: protein MTNTTSPAILNPIARPEVPQELAENIILTSLNDVYDWARLSSLWPLMYGTACCFIEFAAMIGSRFDFDRFGLVPRNSPRQADLIITSGTITMKMAPALVRLYEQMPSPKYVIAMGACTITGGMFSSDSYSAVRGVDKLIPVDVYLPGCPPRPEAIMDAIVKLRKKIANEHINERGNLAQTHRLFTAKHKMKPVPPILTGQYLNAPSRQAPPPALAAAMGIAVPALGEAVSETTSVAE from the coding sequence ATGACCAATACGACCTCGCCTGCCATTCTTAATCCCATCGCCCGTCCTGAAGTTCCCCAAGAACTTGCTGAGAATATCATCCTCACATCCCTCAACGATGTCTATGACTGGGCACGGCTATCGAGCCTCTGGCCGCTTATGTATGGCACTGCCTGTTGCTTCATTGAGTTTGCTGCCATGATTGGCTCGCGCTTCGATTTCGATCGCTTTGGCTTGGTGCCCCGCAACAGTCCCCGGCAGGCAGATTTGATCATCACCTCCGGCACAATCACGATGAAGATGGCACCGGCTCTGGTCCGCCTTTACGAGCAAATGCCCAGCCCCAAGTACGTCATTGCCATGGGTGCCTGCACGATCACAGGGGGCATGTTTAGCTCTGATTCTTATTCCGCTGTGCGTGGTGTGGACAAGCTGATTCCCGTAGATGTCTATTTGCCTGGCTGCCCACCCCGTCCAGAGGCAATCATGGATGCCATCGTCAAGCTGCGCAAGAAAATTGCCAACGAACATATCAATGAGCGGGGTAACCTTGCCCAAACCCACCGCCTCTTTACCGCCAAGCACAAAATGAAACCCGTGCCGCCCATTCTCACTGGCCAATATCTCAATGCGCCTAGTCGGCAAGCGCCTCCCCCTGCCCTTGCGGCAGCCATGGGAATAGCCGTTCCTGCCCTTGGAGAAGCGGTGAGCGAAACCACCAGTGTTGCAGAATAA
- a CDS encoding cryptochrome/photolyase family protein, which yields MAIGVWVLGDQLSLQQAALQSCAHPVPVILIESHQWVKQRRYHAQKLVLVWSAMRHFAQELEAAGWPVTYAIAPDFVTPLRQWISAHNIHEVRLMQPSDRPFRDFIATLDLPCAIKLLPNNHFLWSEADFQQWAAGCKTLVLEHFYRAGRQRFQILMEGKSPAGGKWNYDAENRQVPPANLKPPPPLRFCPDRMTQEVIETVRQGNFDQ from the coding sequence ATGGCCATTGGCGTTTGGGTTTTAGGGGATCAACTGTCGCTACAGCAGGCCGCGCTGCAAAGTTGCGCCCATCCTGTCCCCGTCATCCTCATTGAGTCCCACCAGTGGGTCAAACAACGCCGCTACCATGCCCAAAAACTGGTGCTGGTGTGGTCGGCTATGCGGCACTTTGCCCAAGAGCTCGAAGCGGCCGGTTGGCCAGTAACCTACGCGATCGCCCCCGACTTTGTCACCCCGCTGCGGCAGTGGATTAGCGCCCACAACATCCACGAAGTGCGGCTCATGCAACCTAGCGATCGCCCCTTTCGTGACTTCATTGCCACCCTTGACCTGCCCTGTGCCATTAAATTGCTGCCAAACAATCACTTTCTCTGGTCAGAAGCGGACTTTCAGCAGTGGGCAGCCGGTTGCAAAACCCTTGTTCTGGAACACTTTTACCGTGCAGGGCGCCAGCGGTTTCAAATCCTGATGGAGGGCAAATCTCCTGCCGGCGGCAAATGGAACTACGATGCTGAGAACCGCCAAGTGCCCCCTGCTAACCTCAAACCCCCACCACCGCTGCGCTTTTGCCCCGATAGGATGACCCAAGAAGTCATTGAAACAGTGCGCCAAGGAAACTTTGACCAATGA
- a CDS encoding DUF3007 family protein — translation MRRIDVLGIGVGVFFGGGLVYLLLRMVGLEPLQAGVWSQAIFVLGILGWLSTYLLRVFTGRMTYHQQLKDYEEALLRDRLARMSPEELAALEAEILAETNATADPELGDN, via the coding sequence ATGCGCCGCATTGATGTTCTAGGAATTGGTGTTGGTGTTTTCTTTGGTGGTGGCTTGGTCTACCTCCTGTTGCGGATGGTTGGGCTTGAGCCACTGCAGGCGGGGGTTTGGAGTCAGGCGATTTTTGTCTTGGGGATTCTTGGCTGGCTCTCCACTTACCTACTGCGGGTTTTTACGGGTCGGATGACCTATCACCAACAACTCAAAGACTATGAAGAGGCACTTCTGCGCGATCGCTTAGCACGGATGTCACCGGAGGAGCTAGCGGCCCTCGAAGCTGAAATTCTCGCGGAAACCAACGCTACGGCTGATCCGGAATTGGGGGATAATTAG
- the ndhL gene encoding photosynthetic/respiratory NAD(P)H-quinone oxidoreductase subunit L, producing the protein MAVSTELLVLGVYGALAGLYLLVVPAIVYAYLNARWYVASSFERAFMYFLVTFFFPGLLLLAPFINFRPQPRSLNS; encoded by the coding sequence ATGGCAGTTTCAACAGAGCTTTTAGTTCTTGGTGTCTATGGGGCCTTGGCAGGGCTGTATCTGCTGGTGGTGCCAGCGATTGTCTATGCCTATTTGAATGCGCGCTGGTATGTGGCTAGCTCCTTTGAGCGGGCATTTATGTACTTTCTAGTAACTTTCTTTTTTCCGGGATTACTGCTGCTTGCACCCTTTATTAACTTTCGTCCACAGCCGCGCTCCCTCAATTCCTAG
- the acnB gene encoding bifunctional aconitate hydratase 2/2-methylisocitrate dehydratase translates to MNEGQQHVDTTVLSQYRQQTQERAALGIPPLPLTAAETSAVCDLLQQPPAGEEEYLLHLIRDRVPPGVDEAAYIKAGFLTAIAKGELSSPLITPVTAVELLGTMLGGYNVHSLIDLLRHGNPELATTAAKALSHTLLVYDAFHDVQDLMHQGNPYARQVMESWANGDWFTCREPLPEAITVTVFKVAGETNTDDLSPAPHATTRPDIPLHATVMLESRLPGALQIIAELKQKGYPLAYVGDVVGTGSSRKSATNSVIWHIGRDIPYVPNKRTGGVCLGGKIAPIFFNTMEDSGALPIECDVSQMTMGDVITIYPYRGEITNEAGDVISRFTLKPDTLLDEVRAGGRILLLIGRTLTDKARSALGLEPSPLFTRPKPPVDSSKGYTLAQKIVGKACGLPGVRPGTYCEPVMTTVGSQDTTGPMTRDELKELACLGFGADLVLQSFCHTAAYPKPVDIKTHKELPDFITSRGGVSLRPGDGIIHSWLNRMLLPDTVGTGGDSHTRFPLGISFPAGSGLVAFAAALGVMPLDMPESVLVRFKGSLQPGVTLRDIVNAIPYVAIQQGKLTVAKENKKNVFSGRIIEMEGLPDLQLEQAFELTDATAERSAAGCTIKLSEETVATYLRSNVVLLKNMVARGYGDARTILRRIKKMEAWLANPSLLAADADAEYADVIEVDLDQIKEPLVAAPNDPDNIKTLSECAGDPVQEVFIGSCMTNIGHYRAAAKVLEGEGTVQVRLWIAPPTRMDEQQLREEGYYSIFAAAGARMEMPGCSLCMGNQARVADNTTVFSTSTRNFNNRMGKGARVYLGSAELAAVCALLGRIPTREEYLEIVTRKIDPFAADLYRYLYFDQIPDYENQGRLISWEEEAKLLASIGDLPLA, encoded by the coding sequence TTGAATGAAGGTCAACAGCACGTGGATACAACCGTTCTCAGCCAATACCGTCAGCAAACCCAAGAACGTGCCGCGTTGGGCATTCCCCCCTTGCCCTTAACGGCAGCCGAAACCTCCGCAGTCTGTGATCTGCTGCAACAGCCACCGGCGGGGGAAGAAGAATACCTGCTGCACCTGATTCGCGATCGCGTGCCGCCCGGGGTCGATGAAGCCGCCTATATTAAAGCAGGCTTTTTGACAGCGATCGCCAAGGGAGAACTCAGCAGCCCCCTGATTACCCCTGTGACAGCGGTGGAGCTCCTAGGGACCATGCTGGGGGGCTACAATGTCCACTCCCTGATTGACCTGCTGCGCCATGGGAACCCTGAACTGGCCACTACAGCAGCCAAGGCCCTGAGCCATACCCTCCTGGTGTATGACGCCTTTCACGATGTCCAAGACCTCATGCACCAAGGGAATCCCTATGCCCGCCAAGTGATGGAATCCTGGGCCAATGGCGACTGGTTTACCTGCCGTGAACCGCTGCCAGAGGCTATTACCGTCACCGTTTTTAAAGTGGCGGGTGAAACCAACACCGATGATCTCTCCCCTGCGCCCCATGCCACCACGCGTCCCGATATTCCCCTGCACGCTACAGTCATGCTGGAAAGCCGCTTGCCGGGGGCACTGCAAATCATTGCTGAACTGAAGCAAAAGGGCTACCCCCTTGCCTATGTGGGGGATGTTGTCGGCACCGGTTCCTCCCGCAAGTCCGCCACCAACTCTGTGATTTGGCACATTGGCCGGGACATTCCCTACGTCCCCAATAAGCGCACAGGGGGTGTCTGCCTTGGTGGTAAAATTGCCCCCATTTTCTTCAACACGATGGAGGACTCAGGCGCGCTGCCCATCGAGTGCGACGTCAGCCAAATGACGATGGGGGATGTGATCACGATTTACCCCTACCGCGGCGAAATTACCAATGAAGCGGGGGACGTGATCAGCCGGTTTACCCTCAAGCCCGATACCCTCTTGGATGAAGTGCGAGCGGGTGGGCGTATTCTGCTGCTCATTGGTCGTACCCTCACCGACAAAGCGCGCTCAGCCCTTGGTCTCGAACCCAGTCCCCTCTTTACCCGTCCCAAGCCTCCCGTTGACAGCAGCAAGGGCTATACCCTGGCGCAAAAGATTGTCGGCAAAGCCTGTGGCCTCCCTGGGGTCCGCCCCGGCACCTACTGCGAACCGGTGATGACAACGGTTGGCTCGCAGGATACAACAGGTCCCATGACCCGCGATGAGCTCAAGGAATTGGCCTGCCTGGGCTTTGGTGCGGATTTAGTGTTGCAAAGTTTCTGTCATACGGCGGCCTATCCAAAGCCCGTTGACATTAAAACCCACAAAGAACTGCCGGACTTTATCACCTCGCGGGGCGGGGTCTCCCTGCGACCGGGAGATGGCATCATTCACTCGTGGCTCAACCGCATGCTGCTGCCTGATACCGTGGGGACGGGGGGCGATTCCCACACGCGGTTTCCCTTGGGCATTTCCTTCCCTGCTGGCTCTGGCTTAGTGGCCTTTGCGGCCGCCTTGGGGGTGATGCCTTTGGATATGCCGGAGTCGGTGCTGGTGCGCTTCAAAGGTTCCTTGCAACCGGGGGTGACGCTGCGGGACATTGTCAACGCCATTCCCTACGTGGCCATTCAGCAGGGTAAGCTGACGGTTGCTAAGGAAAACAAGAAAAACGTCTTTTCAGGACGCATTATTGAAATGGAGGGGCTGCCGGATTTGCAGTTGGAGCAGGCCTTTGAACTGACCGATGCCACAGCGGAGCGATCGGCGGCCGGCTGCACAATTAAACTTAGCGAAGAGACGGTGGCCACATACCTGCGCTCCAATGTGGTGTTGCTCAAAAACATGGTAGCTCGGGGCTATGGCGATGCGCGGACAATCCTGCGGCGCATCAAAAAAATGGAGGCATGGCTGGCCAATCCCAGTCTTCTCGCTGCGGATGCCGATGCTGAGTATGCTGATGTGATTGAGGTCGATCTCGATCAGATCAAGGAACCCCTGGTGGCTGCCCCCAACGATCCCGACAATATCAAAACTCTCTCGGAATGTGCCGGCGATCCGGTGCAGGAGGTCTTTATTGGCTCCTGTATGACCAATATTGGCCACTACCGTGCCGCTGCCAAGGTGCTGGAAGGGGAAGGAACGGTGCAGGTTCGTCTCTGGATTGCCCCGCCCACCCGTATGGATGAGCAGCAGTTGCGCGAAGAGGGCTACTACAGTATTTTTGCCGCTGCTGGGGCACGGATGGAGATGCCGGGCTGCTCTCTGTGTATGGGTAACCAAGCCCGCGTTGCGGATAACACCACGGTTTTCTCCACCTCCACACGGAACTTCAATAACCGCATGGGCAAGGGGGCACGGGTCTATCTGGGATCTGCAGAGCTGGCGGCTGTCTGTGCCCTGCTGGGGCGCATTCCTACCCGCGAAGAGTACCTAGAAATTGTGACGCGGAAAATCGATCCCTTTGCAGCGGATCTCTATCGCTACCTCTACTTTGATCAAATTCCTGACTACGAAAACCAAGGCCGTCTCATTTCCTGGGAGGAGGAAGCGAAACTACTAGCCAGTATTGGCGACTTGCCCCTGGCCTAA
- the trpC gene encoding indole-3-glycerol phosphate synthase TrpC, which produces MQIRRRPPNPAVTVRNLHYQVPVADDAPRNILEKIVWHKEQEVEQLREVLPLADLQRQVLEAPPVRSFLAAVQNPVTQPALIAEVKKASPSKGIIRPNFDPVAIAQAYVAAGATCLSVLTDSEFFQGSFEYLAQIRQEVAVPLLCKDFILYPYQMFLARVRGADAVLLIAAILSDKDLRYFLRIAHGLGLTALVEVHTAEEMERVLALEDVQLVGINNRNLMDFSVDLATTEKLLANYGAQLRDRNILVVSESGIHQRADVERMAQAGAQAILVGESLMRPPAAMAHFSEAEELRARIQQLFPELAH; this is translated from the coding sequence ATGCAAATTCGCCGCCGTCCCCCCAATCCCGCTGTCACTGTTCGCAACCTCCACTACCAAGTACCGGTGGCCGATGATGCCCCTCGCAACATTCTTGAGAAGATTGTTTGGCACAAGGAACAGGAGGTGGAGCAACTGCGGGAAGTCCTGCCCTTGGCTGATTTACAGCGTCAGGTGCTGGAGGCGCCACCGGTGCGTTCTTTTTTGGCGGCTGTGCAAAACCCTGTCACCCAACCAGCGCTGATTGCTGAGGTCAAGAAGGCCTCCCCCAGTAAAGGCATTATTCGCCCCAATTTCGACCCGGTGGCGATCGCCCAAGCCTACGTTGCCGCGGGTGCAACCTGCCTTTCCGTCCTAACGGACAGTGAGTTTTTCCAGGGCAGCTTTGAGTACCTCGCTCAAATTCGCCAAGAGGTGGCGGTGCCGCTGTTGTGCAAGGACTTTATCCTCTATCCCTACCAGATGTTTCTGGCAAGGGTGCGGGGCGCCGACGCAGTGCTACTCATCGCGGCTATCCTCTCGGACAAGGATTTGCGCTATTTTCTGCGGATTGCCCATGGGTTGGGTCTAACCGCCCTTGTGGAGGTGCACACCGCCGAGGAGATGGAACGGGTGCTGGCACTAGAGGACGTGCAGCTTGTGGGGATCAACAATCGCAACCTGATGGACTTTAGTGTTGATCTGGCCACTACTGAAAAACTTTTGGCCAACTATGGGGCGCAACTGCGCGATCGCAACATCCTTGTGGTCAGCGAATCGGGCATTCATCAGCGCGCCGATGTCGAACGGATGGCACAAGCCGGCGCCCAAGCCATTTTAGTCGGAGAATCCCTAATGCGCCCCCCAGCGGCGATGGCACACTTCAGCGAGGCGGAGGAACTCCGAGCGCGGATTCAGCAGTTATTTCCAGAGTTAGCCCACTAG
- a CDS encoding isoaspartyl peptidase/L-asparaginase, translated as MPQPTVILHGGAGSSLQDKGGLIPVRQSLHGIVTQVVQALKEGATAIEAVVLGCRLLEDEPRFNAGTGSVLQSDGQIRMSASLMDGQRQCFSGVINVSRVKNPIDLAHWLQQCPDRVLSDVGAAELARELQLPVYQPLTDQRLYEWLEERKGNFSKSMARVVAEGARRGTVGVVVLDQQGHLAVGTSTGGKGFERIGRVSDSATPAGNYANSLAAVSCTGIGEDILDEALAARIVVRVTDGLSLEAAFEKSFREAARRQRDFGAIGLDRQGAIAWGKTCDVLLAAYWNGTAIGDTLELPPGLQVGSQK; from the coding sequence ATGCCCCAACCCACTGTTATTCTCCATGGCGGCGCTGGCAGTTCACTCCAAGACAAAGGTGGTCTCATTCCTGTCCGCCAATCCCTCCATGGCATTGTTACCCAAGTGGTTCAGGCCCTCAAAGAAGGGGCAACGGCGATTGAGGCAGTGGTTTTGGGGTGTCGGCTCCTAGAGGATGAACCGCGCTTTAATGCCGGCACAGGCTCGGTGCTGCAGTCCGATGGGCAGATTCGCATGAGCGCCTCTCTAATGGATGGGCAGCGGCAGTGCTTTAGTGGTGTCATCAACGTCTCGCGGGTAAAAAATCCCATTGATCTGGCCCACTGGCTACAACAGTGCCCCGATCGCGTTCTGTCGGATGTGGGGGCAGCAGAGTTGGCCCGTGAATTGCAGCTGCCTGTGTATCAACCCCTAACGGATCAGCGACTCTACGAGTGGCTCGAGGAACGCAAGGGCAATTTCTCAAAATCAATGGCGAGGGTGGTGGCCGAAGGGGCAAGACGGGGCACGGTTGGTGTGGTGGTTTTAGATCAGCAGGGACACTTGGCTGTGGGGACTTCCACTGGCGGCAAAGGTTTTGAGCGTATTGGGCGGGTGAGTGACTCTGCAACCCCAGCGGGAAACTATGCCAACAGCTTAGCAGCGGTCAGTTGTACAGGCATTGGTGAAGACATTCTCGATGAGGCGCTGGCCGCGCGGATTGTGGTGCGAGTAACCGATGGCCTGTCCCTAGAGGCGGCCTTTGAAAAATCCTTCCGGGAAGCTGCCCGTCGGCAACGGGATTTTGGCGCCATTGGCTTGGATCGTCAGGGGGCGATCGCCTGGGGTAAGACCTGTGATGTTCTCCTTGCGGCCTACTGGAATGGCACGGCCATTGGCGATACCTTGGAGTTACCACCGGGGCTACAGGTGGGCAGTCAAAAATAA
- a CDS encoding NAD(P)(+) transhydrogenase (Re/Si-specific) subunit beta, producing the protein MDWLTRIEELSYLGAAALFILGLKKLGSPATARQGNCLAALGMLIAIVVTLLDRQMMSYTGVLAAIGLGSVIGAIAAYKVEMTAMPQMVGLLNGLGGAASALVGIGEFCRSVTLGEPLTPSTLITIILGVLIGGVTLTGSLVAFGKLQGLMSGTPIIFPMQQAINLGLLVAFLVASGWVWLDPSQLLLFWGLVAIASVLGVLFVLPIGGADMPVVISLLNSLSGLAASAAGFIVGNSILIIAGALVGASGLILTQIMCKAMNRSLANVLFSGFGSTTTGNGAVTAHATAKSVRTIDPEESAMMLGYAKSVVIVPGYGMAVAQAQHSVKELADQLERLGVDVKYAIHPVAGRMPGHMNVLLAEANVPYPQLKDMEDINPEFENVDIALVIGANDVVNPAARTNPGSPVYGMPILDVDRARHTIVIKRSLNPGFAGIDNELFYKEKTLMLFGNAKEVLNQLIAEVKHL; encoded by the coding sequence ATGGATTGGCTAACACGCATTGAAGAATTGAGCTATCTGGGTGCGGCAGCGCTCTTTATCCTCGGTTTGAAAAAACTGGGGTCTCCAGCCACGGCACGTCAAGGAAATTGCCTTGCTGCGTTGGGGATGTTGATTGCGATTGTGGTCACGCTCCTCGATCGCCAGATGATGAGCTACACGGGTGTCCTAGCGGCCATTGGCCTCGGCAGTGTCATTGGCGCGATCGCTGCCTACAAAGTGGAAATGACGGCCATGCCTCAGATGGTGGGGTTACTCAATGGCTTAGGAGGGGCGGCCTCTGCCCTGGTGGGTATCGGTGAATTTTGCCGCAGCGTGACCCTGGGTGAACCACTGACCCCCAGCACACTGATCACCATTATTTTGGGGGTGCTCATTGGCGGGGTCACCCTCACTGGTAGCCTTGTTGCCTTTGGCAAACTTCAGGGACTGATGTCAGGAACCCCGATCATTTTCCCAATGCAGCAGGCCATTAACCTCGGCTTACTGGTGGCTTTCTTGGTTGCCAGTGGGTGGGTGTGGTTGGATCCGAGTCAGCTGCTGCTGTTCTGGGGCTTGGTGGCGATCGCCAGCGTTTTAGGGGTGCTCTTTGTCCTGCCCATTGGGGGTGCCGATATGCCGGTCGTCATTTCCCTCTTGAACTCCCTCTCAGGGCTGGCTGCCAGTGCCGCTGGTTTTATTGTTGGCAACAGTATATTGATTATTGCGGGTGCCTTGGTGGGGGCTTCAGGGCTGATTTTAACCCAGATTATGTGCAAAGCCATGAATCGCTCCTTGGCCAATGTCCTCTTTAGTGGTTTTGGCAGTACGACAACCGGCAACGGAGCAGTGACAGCGCATGCCACGGCGAAGTCAGTGCGCACCATTGACCCTGAAGAAAGTGCAATGATGCTCGGCTATGCCAAGTCGGTGGTCATTGTCCCCGGCTACGGCATGGCGGTGGCTCAAGCGCAGCACAGCGTCAAAGAACTAGCGGATCAATTGGAGCGGCTGGGGGTCGATGTCAAATACGCGATTCACCCCGTTGCCGGTCGCATGCCGGGACACATGAATGTGCTGCTTGCTGAGGCGAACGTCCCCTACCCCCAACTCAAGGACATGGAGGACATCAATCCAGAATTTGAGAATGTGGATATAGCACTGGTGATTGGCGCCAATGATGTTGTCAATCCCGCTGCCCGCACCAACCCCGGCAGCCCCGTGTATGGGATGCCCATTCTCGATGTGGATCGGGCCCGGCACACGATTGTGATCAAGCGCAGCCTCAATCCAGGTTTTGCCGGTATTGACAATGAGTTGTTCTACAAAGAGAAAACGCTGATGCTCTTTGGCAATGCCAAGGAAGTGCTCAATCAACTCATTGCCGAGGTGAAACACCTCTAG
- a CDS encoding Re/Si-specific NAD(P)(+) transhydrogenase subunit alpha, translated as MKVGVVKEREVGEQRVALIPEVVAKLVQQGYHLWVESGAGDMAHFSDDDYRAAGAEIGYSIEEVWGSVDVLLKVAPLRDREVEWIRPGTTLMSFLNPLGNPWQMQHLAERHITAFALECIPRTSRAQSMDALSSQAAVAGYAAVLLAASHLPRFFPMLTTAAGTIPPAKVFVIGAGVAGLQAIATARRLGAVVEAFDIRPAVKEEVQSLGAKFVEVNLEEETGAAGSYAKEVSEAAKHKTQEAIAAHVHSADVIITTAQVPGKPAPLLITERMVASMKPGSVIVDLAAEQGGNCACTEPGRSICHQRVTIIGPINLPSTMAVHASQMYAKNISTLLKYVAPKGELVLNFGDDIVDAACVTHEGQVRNPRVLQLLHPAQTLAPML; from the coding sequence ATGAAAGTTGGGGTCGTTAAGGAACGCGAAGTGGGGGAACAGCGGGTTGCCCTGATTCCTGAAGTTGTTGCCAAGCTGGTGCAGCAGGGGTATCACCTCTGGGTGGAGTCCGGTGCAGGGGATATGGCTCACTTCAGCGATGATGACTACCGTGCCGCAGGGGCGGAAATTGGTTACTCGATTGAAGAGGTCTGGGGCAGTGTTGATGTGCTGCTCAAGGTTGCGCCGCTGCGCGATCGCGAGGTGGAGTGGATTCGCCCTGGCACCACCCTCATGAGTTTTCTCAATCCCCTAGGGAATCCGTGGCAAATGCAACACTTGGCAGAGCGGCACATTACTGCCTTTGCCCTCGAGTGTATTCCCCGCACCAGTCGTGCCCAGAGTATGGATGCCCTCTCTTCCCAAGCGGCAGTGGCGGGCTATGCGGCAGTGTTATTGGCCGCTTCCCATTTGCCGCGCTTTTTCCCCATGTTGACGACAGCCGCGGGTACAATTCCCCCCGCCAAGGTGTTTGTGATTGGGGCAGGAGTGGCTGGCTTGCAGGCGATCGCGACCGCTCGGCGTCTAGGCGCGGTTGTTGAAGCCTTTGATATTCGCCCAGCGGTCAAAGAAGAAGTGCAAAGCCTCGGTGCCAAATTTGTGGAAGTCAACCTTGAGGAGGAGACGGGGGCTGCTGGCAGCTATGCCAAAGAGGTTTCTGAGGCCGCAAAGCACAAAACCCAAGAGGCGATCGCTGCCCATGTCCACAGCGCCGATGTGATCATTACCACGGCCCAAGTTCCTGGTAAACCGGCTCCCCTGTTAATTACAGAACGTATGGTGGCCAGCATGAAACCGGGTTCAGTCATTGTGGATTTAGCCGCTGAACAGGGGGGCAACTGTGCCTGCACAGAACCAGGGCGCTCCATTTGTCATCAGCGGGTTACCATTATTGGCCCGATTAATCTGCCCTCCACGATGGCGGTGCATGCCAGTCAAATGTATGCCAAAAACATTTCAACGCTCCTGAAGTACGTTGCTCCCAAGGGGGAATTGGTGTTGAACTTTGGCGATGACATTGTGGATGCCGCCTGTGTCACCCATGAAGGGCAGGTCCGCAACCCACGGGTGCTGCAACTCCTGCATCCTGCCCAAACCTTGGCACCCATGCTTTAG